From one Bacteriovorax sp. BAL6_X genomic stretch:
- the bamA gene encoding outer membrane protein assembly factor BamA: protein MINSLKSFIYIIVFSITLNIHASEIGPRVRLFKISSVEVQGLKKVEKEAVLDKLRSRAGLTLTNETLFDDIKTIYNLKYFESVEAHQDGNKLIFKVIEKPIIAKIVFRGNDEVDKDDLSEGLKTREYSILDVNSIQADVRQMEKTYEEKGFYLANVSYEIRQVDKENVHLVYNISEYDKVRVKKVTFLGLTAFAEEEVKSIMETREESLFSFLSGSGNFKELNFKTDIERIKYFYSTKGYLQVNVAVPEVTVSEDKKWVFITVKIKEGPKFDVRDVYFQGELLFTEDELREKTKLKAGEVYSEELLRKDIQTLTESYQDLGYAFANVIRNIQLVPGENRVDIQYSFEKGKLAKFGRISVTGNTKTRDKVIRRELKIHEGGKYSGSGLRESKENVNRLGFFEPGSVIFNTVSSPGQDDVLDVEISVKEKSTGQISLGAGYSTATGGFFQASISQNNFRGLGQQLSFSTNIAKEQQNFSLSFTEPYFMDSKWTLGGEVFRTVDTQLDSYDYKKHGFAARIGYPIFDYTRLYTTYKLEETELTDIKDPTVDENEDGVTSSVRLAVVKDKRNNRFEPTDGYYWNLATEYAGLGGDKKWWKNEIDLRYFYPVWKELVFRSRFYTGKIEEKQGIPVPRNEKFSLGGARNLRGYDIEDIGPKESVTYDHDNDPGTPDKTESFNIGAPFTAFTTFELEHPLAKEAGLKFVTFFDAGTAKRIEDIDKIYMDYGFGFRWFSPIGVLRFEWGVPINPDPDMNDGTKFHFDIGQLF from the coding sequence ATGATTAACTCTTTGAAGAGTTTTATATATATAATTGTTTTTTCAATTACCTTAAATATTCATGCAAGTGAAATTGGACCACGTGTACGTTTATTTAAAATCTCAAGTGTTGAAGTTCAAGGTTTGAAGAAAGTAGAGAAGGAAGCTGTACTCGATAAGTTACGTTCTCGTGCGGGCCTTACTCTAACGAATGAAACACTCTTTGATGATATCAAAACAATATATAACCTAAAATATTTCGAATCAGTAGAAGCACATCAAGATGGCAACAAGCTAATTTTTAAAGTTATTGAAAAGCCTATTATCGCTAAGATTGTATTTAGAGGTAATGATGAAGTTGATAAAGACGATTTGAGCGAAGGCCTTAAAACAAGAGAGTATTCAATTCTTGATGTTAACTCGATTCAAGCCGATGTTCGCCAAATGGAGAAAACTTATGAAGAGAAAGGCTTCTACCTAGCAAATGTTTCGTATGAAATTAGACAAGTTGATAAAGAGAATGTTCATCTTGTTTACAATATTAGTGAATACGATAAGGTTCGAGTTAAAAAGGTTACGTTTCTAGGGTTAACTGCTTTTGCTGAAGAAGAAGTTAAGTCGATTATGGAAACAAGAGAGGAGAGTCTTTTCTCATTCCTTTCAGGTTCAGGAAATTTCAAAGAACTTAATTTCAAGACAGATATCGAAAGAATTAAATACTTCTATTCAACGAAGGGTTACCTACAAGTTAATGTAGCAGTTCCTGAGGTTACAGTTTCTGAAGATAAGAAATGGGTTTTCATTACTGTTAAAATTAAGGAAGGTCCAAAATTTGATGTACGTGATGTGTACTTTCAAGGTGAACTTCTTTTTACAGAAGATGAGTTAAGAGAGAAGACTAAGCTTAAGGCCGGAGAAGTTTACTCCGAAGAATTACTTAGAAAAGATATCCAAACTTTAACTGAGTCATATCAAGACTTAGGTTATGCATTTGCCAACGTCATTAGAAATATCCAATTAGTTCCAGGTGAGAATAGAGTTGATATCCAATACTCATTTGAAAAAGGGAAGCTCGCTAAATTTGGTCGTATCTCGGTAACAGGAAATACAAAAACTCGAGACAAGGTCATCCGTCGTGAACTTAAGATTCATGAAGGTGGAAAGTATTCTGGTTCAGGGCTACGTGAGTCGAAAGAAAACGTAAATCGCCTAGGTTTCTTTGAGCCAGGAAGTGTTATTTTCAATACGGTCTCTTCTCCTGGGCAAGATGATGTTCTTGATGTTGAAATTAGTGTTAAAGAGAAGAGTACAGGACAAATCTCATTAGGTGCTGGTTATTCAACTGCCACAGGTGGTTTCTTCCAAGCTTCGATTTCTCAAAATAACTTTAGAGGTTTAGGACAGCAACTATCGTTTTCAACTAATATCGCAAAAGAACAGCAAAATTTCTCTCTTTCATTTACTGAACCATATTTTATGGATTCGAAATGGACTCTCGGAGGTGAGGTCTTTAGAACTGTTGATACTCAGCTAGACTCATATGACTATAAGAAGCATGGTTTTGCTGCTCGTATTGGTTACCCAATCTTCGATTATACAAGACTTTATACAACTTATAAACTTGAAGAAACTGAGTTAACAGATATTAAAGATCCAACAGTTGATGAAAATGAAGATGGTGTAACATCTTCAGTGCGCCTTGCTGTTGTAAAAGATAAGAGAAATAACCGTTTTGAACCTACAGATGGATACTACTGGAACCTTGCAACTGAGTACGCTGGTTTAGGTGGTGATAAAAAGTGGTGGAAAAATGAAATTGATTTACGCTACTTTTATCCTGTATGGAAAGAGCTAGTGTTTAGAAGTCGTTTCTACACGGGGAAAATTGAAGAAAAGCAAGGAATTCCAGTTCCTAGAAATGAAAAATTCTCTCTTGGTGGTGCTAGAAACTTACGTGGTTACGATATCGAAGATATTGGGCCAAAAGAGTCTGTGACATATGATCACGATAATGACCCAGGGACTCCTGATAAAACAGAGTCATTTAATATTGGTGCTCCATTTACAGCTTTTACAACTTTTGAGCTTGAGCACCCTCTTGCAAAAGAAGCGGGTCTTAAATTTGTAACATTCTTCGATGCTGGTACAGCAAAGAGAATAGAAGATATCGATAAGATATATATGGATTATGGTTTTGGTTTCCGTTGGTTCTCACCAATTGGTGTTTTAAGATTTGAGTGGGGGGTTCCTATTAACCCAGACCCAGATATGAATGACGGTACGAAATTCCACTTTGATATTGGACAATTATTCTAA
- a CDS encoding Gfo/Idh/MocA family protein — translation MSKVKVASIGYGHLGQWHAQKAYNLDNCELIAIVEPFAANQEKAKEKYPDIKIVSDIKEVIEDIDAAVIATPTSFHFEIAKFLLEEGKHVFCEKPVTVTVEEARDLKSIATNKGVKLQVGHSERCHQVWERLEEFKDITASSSVATIVRNSPFKGRAADVGVVEDLMIHDLDLALMLFGKPKSIRAYGMKVLTDKFDHVKALLSYGDRLVTIENSRNDVKTERSVQINSAKGILRVDLLNNKASYSTDIKAGEEQIINEFDYEKRDHLLIEQERFYNAILNDTKEFVTIDDGIAAMELIAAVNESLEKNIEVELN, via the coding sequence ATGTCTAAAGTAAAAGTTGCTTCAATTGGTTATGGACACTTAGGTCAATGGCATGCTCAAAAAGCATATAACTTAGATAATTGTGAGTTAATTGCAATTGTTGAACCATTTGCCGCTAACCAAGAGAAAGCAAAAGAAAAATACCCTGACATCAAGATTGTCTCTGATATTAAAGAAGTCATTGAAGATATTGATGCCGCTGTAATTGCAACGCCAACAAGTTTTCACTTCGAAATTGCAAAGTTCTTACTTGAAGAAGGTAAGCATGTTTTTTGTGAGAAACCAGTTACAGTTACAGTAGAAGAGGCAAGAGATCTAAAATCAATTGCTACAAATAAGGGTGTTAAGTTACAAGTTGGACATAGTGAGAGATGCCACCAAGTGTGGGAGCGTCTGGAAGAGTTTAAAGATATTACTGCAAGCTCTAGTGTTGCTACTATTGTTAGAAATTCTCCTTTTAAGGGAAGGGCCGCAGATGTTGGTGTTGTGGAAGACCTTATGATTCACGACCTGGATCTGGCCCTTATGCTTTTTGGAAAACCTAAGAGCATCAGAGCTTATGGGATGAAAGTTCTTACTGATAAGTTTGATCATGTTAAGGCGCTGTTAAGTTATGGCGATCGTCTCGTGACAATTGAGAACTCAAGAAACGATGTAAAGACTGAGAGAAGTGTACAAATAAATTCTGCGAAGGGAATTCTTAGAGTTGACCTATTAAATAATAAAGCTTCTTACTCAACAGATATTAAAGCTGGTGAGGAGCAAATTATTAATGAATTTGATTACGAAAAACGTGATCACTTACTAATCGAACAAGAGCGTTTCTATAACGCCATCTTAAATGACACAAAAGAGTTTGTAACAATTGATGATGGAATTGCTGCAATGGAATTAATTGCTGCCGTTAATGAATCGCTTGAAAAAAATATTGAGGTAGAACTTAATTGA
- the lpxA gene encoding acyl-ACP--UDP-N-acetylglucosamine O-acyltransferase: MSERFHPTAIIHESAEIGEGTTVGAYCIIGPKVKIGKNCDIRNHVIINGITRIGDNNKIYQFCSIGEEPQDLTYSEDPTEVEIGDNNVLREYVSIHRGTMKDRQKTTLGNNCLLMAKVHLGHDVVVGDRVIMANSTNLAGHVKVGNKVIIGGGTNISQFVKVAEGAYIGGASAIDKDIPLYCTAYGNRAKLRGINIIGLRRAGVERNAISEIVDFFRDMEASTYSPRTFVETEELMKPYANNEIIARIKEHIVTTKMGIAPFLS; encoded by the coding sequence ATGAGCGAGAGATTTCACCCAACTGCAATTATTCACGAGTCTGCTGAAATTGGAGAAGGAACAACTGTTGGTGCATACTGTATCATCGGCCCAAAAGTTAAAATTGGAAAAAATTGTGACATTCGCAATCACGTAATAATTAATGGTATTACAAGAATTGGTGATAATAATAAAATCTATCAATTCTGTTCAATTGGTGAAGAACCACAAGACTTAACTTATAGTGAAGATCCAACAGAAGTTGAGATCGGTGATAATAATGTTCTTCGTGAGTATGTATCAATTCACAGAGGGACAATGAAGGATCGTCAAAAAACGACTCTTGGTAATAACTGTCTTCTGATGGCAAAAGTTCACTTAGGTCATGATGTTGTTGTTGGTGATCGTGTTATCATGGCAAACTCAACAAATCTTGCAGGTCACGTAAAAGTTGGTAATAAAGTTATCATCGGTGGTGGAACTAATATTTCTCAATTTGTAAAAGTTGCAGAAGGTGCTTATATCGGTGGTGCTTCAGCTATTGATAAAGATATTCCTCTTTATTGTACGGCCTATGGTAACCGCGCAAAGCTTCGTGGAATCAATATCATCGGTCTTCGTCGTGCTGGGGTTGAAAGAAATGCAATTTCTGAAATTGTTGATTTCTTCCGTGATATGGAAGCTTCAACATACTCGCCACGTACATTCGTTGAAACTGAAGAGCTAATGAAGCCATATGCAAATAATGAAATTATCGCGCGCATTAAAGAGCATATTGTAACGACTAAAATGGGTATTGCGCCATTTTTAAGCTAA
- a CDS encoding 3-hydroxyacyl-ACP dehydratase FabZ family protein, with protein sequence MQLNKEQVMQILPHREPFLFVDEITSVEAVGEVNELKDLVGAVVKGNYTTREDHPIFAGHFPGNPILPGVVQVEMMAQFTSFQLKLYYKNLEEGEFEVALLSIEGAKFRKPVHPGMKLDIETVCTKMRTGFLQNDCKIFHEGDLVSQCQVLASFKVKEN encoded by the coding sequence ATGCAATTAAACAAAGAACAAGTAATGCAAATTCTCCCTCATCGCGAACCATTTTTATTCGTGGATGAGATTACAAGTGTAGAAGCAGTAGGGGAAGTTAATGAGTTAAAAGATCTCGTTGGCGCAGTTGTAAAAGGAAATTATACAACTCGTGAAGATCACCCAATCTTTGCAGGACACTTTCCTGGAAACCCGATTCTTCCTGGTGTTGTTCAGGTCGAAATGATGGCACAATTTACTTCATTTCAATTAAAGCTTTATTACAAAAATTTAGAAGAAGGTGAATTCGAAGTTGCGCTATTATCAATTGAGGGCGCAAAGTTTAGAAAACCAGTTCACCCTGGTATGAAATTAGATATTGAAACTGTATGTACAAAAATGCGTACTGGTTTCTTACAAAACGATTGCAAAATCTTTCACGAAGGTGACCTAGTAAGCCAGTGTCAGGTTCTTGCATCTTTTAAAGTAAAAGAAAATTAA
- the lpxD gene encoding UDP-3-O-(3-hydroxymyristoyl)glucosamine N-acyltransferase: protein MSILIKNIIENDSDMSFLSGNSDYEVTGISSMEEIIEGRILFIGAKKFLRKYQEAKASDNLALIVDAKLFDSLEDSLKKELEENSKVLVSSTNIPISITKASKIFFDDKLGSLSYDLDGRKSGMATIHPSVKIAENTFIGEGVEIAADCTIMPGCVILPNVQIAENCTIYPNVTIYPQTVIGKNCRIHSGTTIGSDGFGYNFYQGVHHKIWHFGGVVIGDDVEIGSNSSIDQGTFSPTRIGSGAKIDNQVQVAHNVQIGNGVILCGQVGLGGSTKIGDYAVLGGKAAVADNLEVGMAAQLAGGSIAIGNVKPKEVVGGYPARPMREFLRGIAFLRKNI, encoded by the coding sequence ATGTCCATTCTGATTAAAAATATTATCGAAAACGATAGCGATATGAGTTTTCTATCTGGAAATTCTGATTACGAAGTGACGGGAATTTCTTCGATGGAAGAGATTATTGAAGGAAGAATACTCTTTATTGGTGCTAAGAAGTTCTTGAGGAAGTATCAAGAGGCCAAAGCTAGCGATAACCTTGCATTAATTGTCGATGCAAAACTCTTTGACTCTCTAGAAGATTCATTGAAAAAGGAACTTGAAGAGAATTCAAAGGTATTAGTCTCTTCAACGAATATTCCTATCTCAATTACAAAAGCATCAAAAATATTTTTCGACGATAAACTTGGTTCACTTAGCTATGATCTAGATGGCCGAAAAAGTGGCATGGCCACAATCCATCCTTCTGTAAAAATAGCTGAGAATACTTTTATTGGGGAAGGTGTCGAAATTGCTGCTGATTGCACTATCATGCCAGGTTGTGTGATTTTACCAAATGTTCAAATTGCCGAAAATTGTACAATTTATCCTAACGTGACAATTTATCCTCAAACTGTCATTGGAAAGAATTGTCGAATCCACTCTGGTACGACTATAGGTAGTGATGGATTCGGTTATAACTTTTATCAAGGTGTTCATCATAAGATTTGGCACTTCGGTGGAGTTGTAATTGGTGATGATGTTGAAATTGGTTCAAATTCTAGTATTGACCAGGGAACATTTTCACCAACACGTATTGGAAGTGGCGCTAAAATTGATAATCAAGTGCAGGTCGCACATAACGTTCAAATTGGTAATGGAGTTATTCTCTGTGGGCAAGTCGGACTTGGTGGCAGCACAAAGATTGGAGACTACGCTGTTCTTGGTGGAAAGGCCGCTGTCGCTGACAACTTAGAAGTCGGGATGGCCGCTCAACTTGCAGGAGGCAGTATCGCTATTGGAAACGTGAAGCCGAAGGAAGTCGTTGGTGGATATCCGGCAAGACCTATGCGTGAATTTTTACGAGGAATTGCTTTTTTACGAAAGAATATTTAA
- a CDS encoding OmpH family outer membrane protein — MKNLLVIGLLFSSLAASAMNIGRVDVQKVLLTVKESKKIKDKLQKEIDKKQAELKKEEETLVKEKEKFEKQALVMNEKTKQQKGQELQKKFFGFQQKMQQYQGELAKMEQTAKGPILNKIKGVVEEVSKSKGLDWTYETSTTPILYIKKVTDITEDVIKAYDKKHK; from the coding sequence ATGAAAAATTTATTAGTGATTGGATTACTTTTCTCTTCATTAGCTGCATCGGCAATGAATATTGGTCGTGTTGATGTTCAAAAAGTTCTATTAACAGTGAAAGAATCTAAAAAAATCAAAGATAAGCTGCAAAAAGAAATTGATAAGAAGCAGGCTGAGCTTAAGAAAGAAGAAGAAACTCTAGTAAAAGAAAAAGAGAAGTTTGAAAAACAAGCTCTTGTTATGAATGAAAAAACTAAGCAACAAAAAGGTCAAGAACTACAAAAGAAGTTCTTTGGTTTCCAGCAGAAGATGCAACAGTACCAAGGTGAGCTTGCTAAGATGGAACAAACTGCAAAGGGACCAATTTTAAATAAAATTAAAGGTGTTGTAGAAGAAGTATCAAAAAGCAAAGGTCTAGATTGGACTTATGAAACTTCAACAACTCCAATTCTTTACATCAAAAAAGTAACTGACATTACTGAAGATGTAATTAAAGCTTACGATAAAAAACATAAGTAA